In Actinomadura luzonensis, a single window of DNA contains:
- a CDS encoding RNA polymerase subunit sigma-70: MPAEDPTVPQDPADALAAVVALRRLADRLEDAAVEQAMRAGWSWPEVAEALGVTRQAVHKKHAPRLIAAGVALRRRQ, from the coding sequence ATGCCGGCAGAAGACCCCACCGTTCCCCAGGACCCCGCCGACGCGCTGGCCGCGGTCGTCGCCCTGCGACGGCTCGCCGACCGGCTGGAGGACGCCGCCGTCGAGCAGGCCATGCGCGCGGGCTGGAGCTGGCCGGAGGTCGCCGAGGCACTCGGCGTGACCCGCCAGGCGGTCCACAAGAAGCACGCCCCGCGGCTGATCGCCGCGGGCGTCGCGCTGAGGAGACGACAGTGA
- a CDS encoding Clp protease N-terminal domain-containing protein → MSRIDHYIDAIIKRGITEAREDGSTAVEAHHLLLGIAATDGTAAHRVLTAAGLGRADVRRALDREFEHSLAAVGVQPAAYGLPRPSPDPERKPKLGASGRLAIERGFALATGKRDLRPAHLLLGILEAEVGTVPRALALAGIDRTDLRARTRDTLAREAW, encoded by the coding sequence GTGAGCCGGATCGACCACTACATCGACGCGATCATCAAGCGGGGCATCACCGAGGCACGCGAGGACGGCTCCACCGCCGTCGAGGCCCACCACCTGCTGCTCGGGATCGCCGCCACGGACGGCACGGCCGCCCACCGCGTCCTGACCGCCGCCGGTCTCGGCCGGGCGGACGTCAGGCGGGCGCTGGACCGCGAGTTCGAGCACAGCCTGGCCGCCGTCGGCGTCCAGCCCGCCGCCTACGGCCTGCCCCGGCCCTCCCCCGACCCGGAACGAAAGCCGAAGCTCGGCGCCTCCGGCCGGCTCGCCATCGAACGCGGCTTCGCCCTCGCCACCGGCAAGCGCGACCTGCGCCCCGCCCACCTGCTGCTCGGCATCCTGGAAGCCGAGGTCGGCACCGTCCCGCGCGCCCTCGCCCTGGCCGGCATCGACCGCACCGACCTGCGGGCCCGCACCCGCGACACCCTCGCCCGCGAAGCCTGGTAG